A genomic window from Labrus bergylta chromosome 7, fLabBer1.1, whole genome shotgun sequence includes:
- the pclaf gene encoding PCNA-associated factor: MVRTKADSVPGTYRKAVAASAPRKSLGSSAANSAAASSSSSSQCSTPAKGKYAGGNPVCPRPTPTWQKGIGDFFGGPPRKPEKENQRPREVEDDEEAGGSGMSKASRKSRPLPVDEEDDE; the protein is encoded by the exons ATGGTGAGGACTAAAGCCGATAGTGTCCCCGGAACATACAGAAAAG CTGTTGCAGCTTCTGCACCCCGGAAGTCTCTTGGCTCCAGTGCTGCCAACTCTGCCGCcgcctcctccagcagcagcagccagtgCTCCACACCTG CGAAGGGTAAATATGCTGGAGGAAACCCTGTGTGTCCCCGTCCCACACCGACCTGGCAGAAGGGCATCGGGGATTTCTTCGGCGGTCCTCCGAGGAAGCCTGAGAAGGAGAACCAGAGGCCCCGGGAGGTAGAGGACGATGAAGAGGCGGGAGGGAGCGGCATGTCAAAGGCCAGCAGGAA aTCCAGACCGCTGCCGGTTGACGAGGAGGACGACGAATGA